A genome region from Gopherus flavomarginatus isolate rGopFla2 chromosome 9, rGopFla2.mat.asm, whole genome shotgun sequence includes the following:
- the SCNN1G gene encoding LOW QUALITY PROTEIN: amiloride-sensitive sodium channel subunit gamma (The sequence of the model RefSeq protein was modified relative to this genomic sequence to represent the inferred CDS: deleted 4 bases in 3 codons), giving the protein MESPRPGDTRELNMAPGKMIKAKIKKTLPVTGPQAPTVRELMRWYCMNTNTHGCRRIVVSRGRLRRFIWILLTLSAVGLILWQCAELIVSYYTASVSVTVQFQKLPFPAVTICNINPYKYSAMKEHLSELDKETKNALETLYGFSEGKSKVRRDAGDWNATESKFLERIPLLKFEDLSKKTVTEIPSGNKRKIETSVFHQGSSMVNTGDPQDVVGFQLCDPNNSSDCAVYTFSSGVNAIQEWYKLHYMNIMAQIPLETKVNMGYSAEDLLLTCFFDGISCDTRNFTPFHHPLHGNCYTFNSGENGKVLTTSTGGSEYGLQVVLYIEEADYNPFLVTSTGAKIMSTNQHEYPFIEDIGTEIETATATSIGMHFTQSHKLSKPYSDCTETGTDIPVANLYNKSYSLQICLHSCFQRAMVDTCGCAQYAQPLPPGAEYCNYKKYPNWMYCYYKLHEKFVKEQLGCQQICKEACSFKEWTLTTSLAQWPSSVSEDWMLRILSWDKGRKINKMLNKTDLANLVVFYKDLNERFISENPANNIVILLSNFGGQLGLWMSCSVVCVIEIIEVFFIDSFFIVMRRYCQKAKKWWNDRKAAPPQVNAPAKEGHDNPACIDEDLPTFNTALRLPLPQENHRPRTPPPNYSTLQLDAAFTDPLPDTLDGRSH; this is encoded by the exons ATGGAGTCCCCCCGGCCGGGAGACACGCGAG AGTTAAACATGGCTCCTGGGAAGATGATCAAAGCCAAGATCAAGAAGACTTTGCCGGTGACTGGCCCTCAGGCTCCAACAGTCAGG GAGCTGATGCGCTGGTACTGCATGAACACCAATACGCATGGCTGCCGGCGTATTGTGGTATCAAGAGGACGCTTGCGCAGGTTCATCTGGATCCTGCTCACCTTGAGCGCCGTGGGGCTGATCCTGTGGCAGTGTGCTGAGCTCATCGTGTCCTATTACACGGCCTCTGTCTCAGTCACTGTGCAATTCCAGAAGCTGCCTTTCCCCGCTGTCACCATCTGCAACATCAACCCTTACAA GTATAGTGCAATGAAAGAGCACTTGTCTGAACTGGACAAAGAGACAAAAAATGCTTTGGAGACCTTATACGGATTTTCAGAGGGCAAATCCAAGGTACGTCGGGATGCAGGTGACTGGAATGCTACAGAGAGCAAATTTCTTGAAAGAATCCCTCTGCTAAAGTTCGAAGACCTCTCTAAGAAGACTGTGACTGAGATTCCAAGTGGCAATAAACGGAAAATTGAGACCAGTGTCTTTCACCAAGGTTCCAGCATGGTGAATACTGGGGATCCACAGGATGTCGTGGGCTTTCAGTTG tgtgaTCCAAACAACAGCAGTGACTGTGCAGTTTACACATTCAGCTCTGGGGTAAATGCTATTCAAGAATGGTACAAGCTGCATTATATGAACATCATGGCACAAATACCCTTGGAGACGAAAGTGAATATGGGCTACTCCGCTGAGGATCTTCTGCTGACATGTTTCTTCGATGGCATATCTTGTGACACAAG AAACTTCACCCCTTTCCATCATCCACTGCATGGCAACTGCTACACCTTCAATAGTGGAGAAAACGGAAAAGTCCTGACCACCTCTACAGGAGGCAGCGAGTACG GGTTGCAGGTTGTTCTTTACATAGAGGAAGCTGATTACAATCCCTTCCTGGTGACCTCG ACCGGAGCCAAAATCATGTCCACGAACCAGCATGAATATCCCTTTATTGAAGATATCGGGACTGAGATTGAGACTGCAACGGCCACCTCCATTGGGATGCACTTT ACTCAGTCTCACAAGCTAAGCAAACCGTACAGCGACTGCACCGAGACTGGCACGGACATTCCAGTAGCGAACCTCTACAACAAGAGCTACTCGCTCCAG ATTTGCCTGCATTCCTGTTTCCAGAGGGCCATGGTGGATACCTGTGGCTGTGCCCAGTATGCCCAGCCCTTACCTCCTGGTGCAGAGTACTGCAACTACAAGAAATACCCCAACTGGA TGTACTGCTACTACAAGCTGCATGAGAAGTTTGTGAAGGAGCAGCTGGGTTGTCAGCAGATTTGCAAAGAAGCCTGCAG CTTTAAGGAATGGACGCTGACCACCAGCTTAGCCCAGTGGCCATCTTCAGTTTCTGAG GACTGGATGCTTCGAATCCTCTCCTGGGAC AAGGGCAGGAAAATCAACAAAATGCTGAACAA AACGGACCTCGCAAACCTCGTGGTGTTCTACAAAGACCTGAACGAGAGATTTATTTCCGAGAATCCCGCCAACAAC ATTGTCATTCTTCTTTCCAACTtcgggggccagctgggcctttgGATGAGCTGTTCCGTGGTTTGTGTCATTGAGATCATCGAAGTTTTCTTCATCGACTCATTCTTCATCGTCATGCGGCGCTACTGCCAGAAGGCGAAGAAATGGTGGAATGACCGAAAGGCAGCACCCCCTCAGGTTAACGCTCCAGCCAAAGAGGGCCACGACAACCCCGCGTGCATCGACGAGGACCTGCCCACCTTTAACACTGCCCTTCGCTTACCACTGCCCCAGGAAAATCACAGGCCCAGGACTCCGCCGCCCAACTACAGCACTTTGCAGCTAGACGCTGCATTCACAGACCCGCTGCCCGACACGCTGGACGGCAGGAGCCATTGA